Proteins encoded together in one Anaerococcus murdochii window:
- a CDS encoding acylphosphatase yields MKRYHIIFKGRVQGVGFRFQVKMLADRLGVTGTVRNMYDGSVEVCIQGNENQLMNFLKGLENINFAIIDSKNIDEVSVIDGEYDFQIVY; encoded by the coding sequence ATGAAAAGATATCATATTATTTTTAAAGGTAGGGTCCAAGGAGTAGGCTTTAGGTTTCAAGTAAAAATGCTAGCGGATAGGCTGGGTGTTACGGGAACTGTTAGGAACATGTATGATGGTAGTGTAGAAGTTTGTATCCAGGGAAATGAAAATCAGCTTATGAATTTTTTAAAAGGACTTGAAAATATAAACTTTGCAATCATAGACAGCAAAAATATTGATGAAGTTTCTGTAATAGATGGAGAATATGACTTTCAAATAGTTTATTAA
- a CDS encoding heavy metal translocating P-type ATPase, translating into MKQKFDVYGMTCASCQAAVDRAVKKLGVNEVNVNLINESMSVEYDPNKISDSDIIEAVSRAGYEARLKNKGQSFKNEKENLKELEEDNTKFRLKVSFFFMIILMYVAMGPMISLPIPSFLLGSQGAINNAFVQFLLTIPVIFVNRKFFISGFKSLKNRNPNMDALIAMGSSSALVYGIFVIMRMAHAAGLGDFETIDSYRHNLYFESSAMILTLITLGKYFEARSKGETKASLKNLMDLAPEKARIIRNNVEVEIDSADIEKGDIIVIRPGERIPVDGEIIEGSSLVDEAAITGESIPINKTIGDEVISATINKQGSFKFKATRVGEDTTLSQIISLVNDANETKAPIAKLADKISAIFVPAVIVISLITFIGWYIISKDFEFALNLMISVLVISCPCALGLATPMAIMVATGKSAELGLLFKNAESLENLHKVDSILLDKTGTITEGKPVVTDIITKIDEKSFLEIAASLEHLSEHPLSDAINTYASEKNTHIIPVEDFESIVGRGIKGKIDNNLYYAGNLRLMEENNINLDNYKELNNKLSKDGKTSMYFANDIEVIGLIAAKDMAKDSSKIAIDTLKKEGFEITMVTGDNEITAESIRKNLNIDKKFAEVLPQDKDKVVKTLQAEDKKVAMVGDGINDAPALARADIGIAIGKGSDVAIDSADVVLVKNSLLDLVKSIDLSRATIKTIKENLFWAFFYNIILIPLAAGLLYPKFGLTLNPMFAALAMSFSSVFVCLNSLRLRGFKSKAESYSNETNNKNEILKENEMNEVKKMIVNVDGMSCNNCAKHVKNALEDIDGVSEAIVNLEKKNAEISYQGDIDEKVISDAINEAGYEYKGLQK; encoded by the coding sequence ATGAAACAAAAATTTGACGTTTATGGGATGACTTGTGCTTCTTGCCAGGCAGCTGTAGATAGGGCTGTGAAAAAACTTGGTGTTAATGAAGTGAATGTAAACCTTATAAATGAATCAATGAGTGTAGAATACGATCCAAATAAAATTTCAGATAGCGATATCATTGAAGCAGTTTCAAGAGCAGGCTATGAGGCTAGGCTTAAAAATAAAGGACAATCATTTAAAAATGAAAAGGAAAACTTAAAAGAACTTGAAGAAGATAATACAAAGTTTAGGCTAAAGGTATCCTTTTTCTTCATGATTATCCTAATGTATGTTGCAATGGGACCGATGATAAGTCTACCTATTCCAAGTTTTTTATTAGGAAGTCAAGGTGCTATAAATAATGCCTTTGTTCAATTCTTATTAACTATTCCCGTAATATTTGTTAATAGAAAGTTTTTCATATCAGGTTTTAAGTCACTTAAAAATAGAAATCCTAATATGGATGCTCTTATAGCCATGGGATCATCATCCGCCCTAGTGTATGGGATTTTTGTAATTATGAGAATGGCCCATGCCGCGGGTCTCGGTGATTTTGAAACTATTGATTCTTATAGGCACAACCTATATTTTGAATCTTCAGCAATGATTCTTACATTGATTACTCTAGGAAAATATTTTGAAGCAAGAAGTAAGGGAGAAACCAAGGCTTCATTGAAAAACCTAATGGATCTTGCTCCAGAAAAGGCAAGGATAATTAGAAACAATGTAGAAGTTGAGATTGACTCTGCTGATATTGAAAAGGGGGATATTATTGTTATAAGACCTGGTGAAAGAATCCCTGTAGATGGAGAAATTATTGAAGGGTCTTCCCTAGTTGACGAAGCAGCTATCACAGGTGAATCAATACCCATCAATAAAACTATTGGAGATGAAGTAATTTCTGCAACAATTAACAAGCAAGGTTCCTTTAAATTTAAGGCAACTAGAGTTGGTGAAGATACAACTCTCTCCCAGATTATTAGCCTTGTAAATGATGCGAATGAAACCAAGGCACCTATAGCAAAACTTGCTGATAAAATTTCTGCAATTTTTGTACCTGCTGTAATAGTTATTTCATTAATAACTTTCATTGGCTGGTATATAATTAGTAAGGATTTCGAATTTGCGTTAAATCTTATGATTTCAGTACTTGTTATATCATGTCCATGTGCTCTTGGGCTTGCAACACCAATGGCAATCATGGTTGCTACAGGTAAGTCAGCTGAACTTGGATTATTGTTTAAAAATGCAGAAAGTTTAGAAAACCTACACAAGGTAGATTCTATCTTGCTTGATAAAACAGGAACAATCACAGAGGGAAAGCCAGTAGTTACTGACATAATTACGAAAATTGATGAAAAATCTTTCCTAGAAATTGCTGCATCTTTAGAGCATTTATCAGAACATCCCCTATCTGACGCTATTAATACTTACGCATCAGAAAAAAATACACATATTATTCCAGTAGAAGATTTTGAATCTATTGTCGGAAGAGGTATTAAGGGGAAAATTGATAATAATCTTTACTATGCTGGTAACCTCAGGCTTATGGAAGAGAATAATATAAATTTAGATAATTATAAAGAACTAAACAACAAACTTTCCAAAGATGGCAAGACTTCAATGTATTTTGCAAATGATATAGAAGTTATAGGCTTAATCGCAGCAAAAGATATGGCTAAAGATTCTTCTAAAATTGCTATAGATACTCTAAAAAAAGAAGGATTCGAAATTACCATGGTTACTGGAGATAATGAAATTACTGCAGAATCCATTAGAAAAAACCTAAACATCGATAAAAAATTTGCTGAAGTACTTCCACAAGATAAGGATAAGGTTGTAAAGACACTCCAAGCAGAAGATAAAAAAGTTGCAATGGTTGGTGACGGTATAAATGATGCCCCAGCCCTTGCAAGAGCTGATATTGGTATAGCGATTGGTAAAGGATCAGATGTTGCAATTGATTCTGCCGATGTAGTTTTGGTTAAGAATAGTTTGTTAGACCTTGTAAAATCAATTGACTTATCAAGGGCAACAATAAAAACTATAAAAGAAAACTTATTCTGGGCTTTCTTTTATAATATTATCCTAATCCCTCTCGCTGCAGGTCTCTTGTATCCAAAATTTGGTCTAACTTTAAATCCAATGTTTGCTGCGCTAGCAATGAGTTTCTCTTCGGTATTTGTATGTCTAAACTCACTTAGACTTAGAGGATTTAAGTCAAAGGCAGAATCATATTCAAATGAAACAAATAATAAAAACGAAATTCTAAAGGAGAATGAAATGAACGAAGTAAAAAAAATGATAGTAAATGTTGATGGAATGAGCTGCAATAACTGTGCTAAGCATGTTAAAAATGCTCTAGAAGATATTGATGGTGTAAGCGAAGCTATTGTGAACCTTGAAAAGAAAAATGCCGAAATATCTTACCAAGGTGATATAGATGAAAAAGTAATAAGTGATGCTATTAACGAAGCTGGTTACGAATATAAAGGCCTTCAAAAGTAG
- a CDS encoding metal-sensing transcriptional repressor: MKADKVKTIRKLKTVSGQIDGLIKMIEDDRYCIDISNQVMASISILKNINKDVLRGHLEHCVYDSLKQKNEEDIKDKIDEIEKIIDKLNKI, translated from the coding sequence ATGAAAGCTGATAAAGTTAAAACTATCAGAAAATTAAAAACTGTCAGTGGACAAATTGATGGTTTGATAAAAATGATTGAAGACGATAGGTATTGTATTGATATATCTAATCAAGTTATGGCCTCCATTTCAATTCTAAAAAATATAAATAAGGATGTTTTAAGAGGCCACCTTGAACATTGCGTTTACGATAGTCTTAAGCAAAAAAATGAAGAAGATATAAAAGATAAAATAGATGAGATAGAAAAAATTATCGATAAACTTAATAAGATTTAG
- a CDS encoding QueT transporter family protein, protein MKEKFISLDDTNFLVKSAGVAALYAVLTLLLPVASYGPIQFRFSEILVLLVFYNKRFIPGLVLGCAIANLFSPMMLFDVVFGTLSSYIAFILIQRAKNLYIASIFPVLLVSVPAIGTWLILASDEVFFVLLMQFMLSEFVMVSIIGVLLFKILEKNDGFMSYIYNF, encoded by the coding sequence ATGAAAGAAAAGTTTATTAGTTTAGACGATACTAATTTTTTAGTTAAGTCTGCAGGTGTAGCAGCTTTATATGCTGTATTGACACTTTTATTGCCAGTTGCGTCCTATGGTCCAATTCAATTTAGGTTTAGTGAAATTTTGGTACTATTAGTATTTTATAACAAGAGATTTATACCAGGACTTGTTTTAGGATGTGCTATAGCAAATTTATTTAGTCCAATGATGTTATTTGACGTTGTATTTGGGACACTTTCATCATATATAGCTTTTATATTAATACAAAGAGCTAAAAATCTATACATTGCATCAATATTTCCAGTTTTATTAGTTTCAGTACCTGCTATTGGAACTTGGCTAATCTTAGCTAGTGATGAAGTATTTTTCGTACTTTTGATGCAATTTATGTTAAGTGAATTTGTTATGGTTTCAATTATCGGTGTATTGCTATTTAAGATACTTGAAAAAAATGATGGATTCATGTCATATATTTATAATTTTTAA
- a CDS encoding C39 family peptidase, with the protein MKKLLIVLLSLFSLTSCSKGPDIDIKGFIDEESVKIIEDLKSLASDTFKRKDFLDFEYEVKPKKKSEVKEDLIKNVEEAAKKDKKAEWVYDNFYNLDNVDAYLTGNDPDTIEFVYNKNHNFTDFNFYKGESVKLKRKTPYFIQWDNRWAYDTLYPTNIGISGCGPTSMAMIMSRMTGNLIYPNEMAKKASKFMNDGGMDWAFIDHISKEYKIKVEDVNLDKDKMIKALEEGPLLISVGRGYFTLYGHILVIDSYKDGKFIINDPNSVKNSIIEWDYNDISDQILKIWKFSK; encoded by the coding sequence ATGAAAAAGCTATTAATAGTACTTCTATCTCTATTTAGCCTAACATCTTGTTCTAAAGGACCTGATATAGATATCAAAGGCTTCATAGATGAAGAAAGTGTAAAAATAATTGAAGATTTAAAATCTTTAGCCAGCGACACCTTTAAAAGAAAAGATTTCCTAGACTTTGAATACGAAGTTAAACCAAAGAAAAAATCTGAAGTTAAAGAAGATTTGATAAAAAATGTTGAAGAGGCAGCAAAGAAAGACAAAAAAGCCGAGTGGGTCTATGATAATTTTTATAATCTGGACAATGTTGACGCATATTTAACTGGTAATGATCCAGATACTATAGAATTCGTATACAATAAGAACCATAATTTTACCGACTTCAATTTTTATAAGGGTGAATCTGTAAAGCTAAAAAGAAAAACCCCATATTTTATCCAATGGGATAATAGGTGGGCTTATGATACACTCTACCCTACCAACATAGGTATTTCTGGTTGTGGACCAACATCAATGGCCATGATTATGTCTAGAATGACTGGTAATTTAATCTACCCAAATGAGATGGCTAAGAAAGCTTCCAAATTTATGAATGACGGTGGGATGGATTGGGCATTTATCGATCACATTTCAAAAGAATACAAAATTAAAGTTGAAGACGTTAACCTAGATAAGGATAAAATGATTAAGGCACTAGAAGAAGGTCCCTTATTAATATCTGTTGGTAGAGGATACTTTACTCTCTATGGTCATATATTAGTGATCGATTCCTATAAGGACGGCAAATTTATTATAAATGATCCAAATAGCGTAAAAAATTCTATCATAGAATGGGACTATAACGATATCTCAGACCAAATTCTAAAAATTTGGAAATTTTCAAAATAA
- a CDS encoding ECF transporter S component — MKLETKNLTTVGILGSIVIMLGLTPLGFIPLGMLSITSLHIPVIIAGILQGPVVGGLVGMIFGFFSLFNAMTRPGPISFVFYNPLISILPRILIGVVTGLIYKALKDKDNNKLRLFMNIFWSVIVIILSYVTIKSFMTEVALINKIFSVIFLLIACTMLYLSVKNKKANFAIAVSSFMGTLTNSGLVLGLIYILYAQKYAEAIGISPDLAAKTIFSAFVTNAIPEAIVAILVASAVVTSFSKRRR, encoded by the coding sequence ATGAAATTAGAAACAAAAAATCTCACCACTGTTGGTATTCTGGGCTCAATTGTTATAATGCTTGGCCTAACTCCCCTAGGATTTATCCCTCTAGGCATGCTATCTATAACTAGCTTACATATTCCTGTAATAATTGCGGGCATCCTTCAAGGACCTGTTGTAGGCGGCCTAGTTGGCATGATATTTGGTTTTTTCTCTCTATTTAATGCAATGACTAGACCAGGGCCAATATCTTTCGTCTTTTATAACCCGCTTATTTCTATATTACCTAGAATATTGATCGGTGTGGTCACTGGACTAATCTACAAGGCTCTTAAGGATAAGGATAATAATAAACTTCGTTTATTTATGAATATTTTTTGGTCTGTAATTGTAATTATCCTTAGCTATGTAACTATAAAGTCCTTTATGACAGAAGTAGCATTAATAAATAAAATATTTTCAGTTATATTTTTACTAATTGCTTGTACTATGCTTTACTTATCTGTCAAAAATAAAAAGGCAAATTTTGCTATAGCTGTCAGCTCCTTTATGGGAACTCTAACTAACTCAGGTCTAGTACTAGGTCTAATTTATATCCTATATGCGCAAAAATATGCTGAAGCTATTGGTATTAGTCCAGATCTTGCAGCAAAAACTATTTTTTCTGCCTTTGTCACAAATGCTATACCAGAAGCTATTGTTGCAATCCTTGTAGCAAGCGCTGTTGTAACTTCATTTAGCAAAAGAAGAAGATAA
- a CDS encoding DUF4298 domain-containing protein has protein sequence MDYNYLKKHTETYENYKDLIEKVNELLDKLENDRKDFNKLVEYYYSDQFKKDYDDSNQGKIDSSINQGILSEDAIYDLMGDDYYLALRFLDLANKMIQQK, from the coding sequence ATGGACTATAATTATTTAAAAAAGCACACAGAAACTTATGAAAACTACAAAGACCTTATAGAAAAAGTTAACGAGTTATTAGACAAGCTTGAAAATGACAGGAAAGATTTTAATAAGCTCGTTGAATATTACTACAGCGATCAATTTAAAAAAGATTACGATGACTCAAATCAAGGAAAGATTGATTCTTCAATTAATCAAGGAATTTTATCTGAAGATGCAATATATGATCTTATGGGAGATGATTATTATCTTGCCCTAAGATTTTTAGACCTTGCTAATAAAATGATTCAACAGAAATAA
- a CDS encoding serine hydrolase domain-containing protein, protein MKINKIDKIEMDSLIIYSKDKGILFEEINEEKINIRSIAKFVTSLACGILIDKSNGDFNEDTLIYDILKDKVNISNKKNIPKLKNIRVRDCLTHTMGYRDIILMSKEIGDLDKNSLLDYALSYPLYFEPGEEFLYSNAGYYVLSATMQEYLGFDLYDFINENLFKKLDISTPSWERYGKYLVGASKLYLNSRDLLNLGKLILNEGLYEGERIVSSSWIRKMSSRLYKNDKDYIDRSALSDDYYGYSLWTGKDDLVYASGTGGQYVIFLEKEGIIIVTTNGGDSNKAPLIKGQITTIIQDFRKEYNGL, encoded by the coding sequence ATGAAAATTAATAAGATAGATAAAATTGAGATGGATTCTCTAATAATTTATTCCAAAGACAAGGGAATTTTATTTGAAGAAATAAATGAAGAAAAAATTAATATAAGGTCAATAGCTAAGTTTGTAACTAGCCTTGCTTGCGGTATTCTAATTGACAAATCAAATGGTGATTTTAATGAGGATACACTTATTTATGATATTTTAAAGGATAAGGTTAATATATCTAATAAGAAAAATATTCCAAAGCTAAAAAATATTCGTGTTAGAGATTGTTTGACTCACACAATGGGATATAGGGATATAATTTTAATGAGTAAGGAAATAGGGGATTTGGATAAAAATTCTCTTTTAGATTATGCCTTGTCATACCCATTATATTTTGAGCCAGGTGAGGAGTTTTTGTATTCTAATGCTGGTTACTATGTTTTATCGGCTACAATGCAAGAATATCTTGGTTTTGATCTATATGACTTCATAAATGAAAATCTTTTTAAAAAACTAGATATTTCAACTCCTAGCTGGGAAAGATACGGTAAGTATCTTGTAGGTGCTAGCAAATTATATTTAAACTCGCGAGACTTGTTAAATTTAGGAAAACTTATATTAAATGAGGGATTGTATGAAGGGGAGAGGATTGTTTCCTCAAGCTGGATAAGAAAAATGTCATCAAGATTATACAAAAACGACAAAGATTATATAGATAGGTCTGCTTTATCAGATGATTACTATGGATATAGCCTTTGGACTGGAAAAGACGATCTTGTTTATGCATCAGGTACTGGTGGCCAATATGTTATATTTTTAGAAAAAGAGGGTATTATCATAGTGACTACAAACGGAGGGGACTCTAATAAGGCGCCTCTTATAAAGGGTCAAATTACTACTATTATTCAAGATTTTAGAAAGGAATACAATGGACTATAA
- a CDS encoding M20 metallopeptidase family protein yields MNFLELAKEIEDKIIYDRRKLHQIPELELNLPKTSAYICKRLDRMGISYDKLIGGNAIIAYIGNYKEKCIAIRADMDGLEIKEETDLEFKSLHNGLMHACGHDGHVAMALGACELLKANEDKLGGLVKVFFQPGEEIPGGAEPMIKEGCMENPKVDRIVAIHEGGLFGEYPKGTIAIKKGEMMASMDAFTLKIIGKGGHGARPESFIDPISIISEINNAFYKIISREIDPLNPSLISVCQIHGGVNQNVIPDEVFEEGTVRCFNDETRDFLENRMKEVSVNIAKAYRAKVEFTYKRYYPSLINDDDFTDFVKRTATDLFGSEEVINLKNPTMGADDFAFFLKKAKGTYISLNNLKPHSDGQTYPHHSSKFDIYEDTLYLGSSLLAEVCYRYLNNLQ; encoded by the coding sequence ATGAATTTTTTAGAATTAGCAAAAGAAATTGAAGATAAAATTATATATGATAGAAGAAAACTTCATCAAATTCCAGAGCTTGAGTTAAACCTTCCAAAGACAAGTGCTTATATTTGTAAGAGACTAGATAGAATGGGAATCTCTTATGATAAACTCATTGGTGGTAATGCCATTATCGCCTATATAGGAAATTACAAAGAAAAATGTATAGCAATTAGAGCTGATATGGATGGTCTAGAAATCAAAGAGGAAACTGATTTGGAGTTTAAATCCCTCCATAATGGCCTTATGCACGCCTGTGGCCACGATGGCCATGTTGCTATGGCATTAGGTGCATGTGAACTTTTAAAGGCTAATGAGGATAAATTAGGAGGCTTAGTCAAGGTATTTTTCCAACCAGGAGAGGAAATACCTGGCGGCGCAGAACCTATGATAAAAGAAGGGTGCATGGAAAATCCAAAAGTAGATAGGATTGTCGCTATTCATGAAGGAGGATTATTTGGAGAATATCCTAAAGGTACCATCGCTATTAAAAAAGGAGAAATGATGGCAAGTATGGATGCCTTCACCTTAAAAATTATTGGTAAAGGAGGCCACGGCGCAAGACCAGAATCATTTATAGATCCTATTTCAATTATAAGTGAGATTAACAATGCCTTTTATAAGATAATTTCTAGAGAGATTGACCCTTTAAACCCATCCTTAATTTCTGTCTGTCAAATTCATGGAGGTGTCAACCAAAATGTCATTCCTGATGAAGTCTTTGAAGAAGGGACCGTTAGATGCTTTAATGATGAAACTAGAGATTTTCTTGAAAATAGGATGAAAGAAGTATCTGTAAATATTGCCAAAGCCTATAGGGCTAAGGTAGAATTCACTTATAAAAGATACTACCCATCATTAATAAATGATGATGATTTTACAGATTTTGTAAAACGAACTGCAACAGACTTATTTGGAAGTGAAGAAGTGATAAATCTTAAAAATCCAACAATGGGTGCTGACGACTTTGCCTTTTTTCTAAAAAAAGCAAAAGGAACTTACATTTCATTAAATAATCTAAAACCGCATTCTGATGGACAAACTTATCCTCATCATTCATCAAAGTTTGATATATATGAAGATACACTTTATCTTGGAAGCAGTCTTTTGGCCGAAGTTTGTTATAGGTATTTAAACAATTTGCAATAA
- a CDS encoding GNAT family N-acetyltransferase has translation MNYFRMSEKDLDIITSLYVRYYNENEDGIWTFEKANKRIRQVLLTPDSYCLIQEVNGLYTGFLMGYIKEYDDLKSYFLEEIVVFKDYQNKGLGTLFISELQKQLLNRDVSMIELMSVNDAKHLNFYEKFSFEKTNNLLIMSKFI, from the coding sequence ATGAATTATTTTAGAATGAGCGAAAAAGATCTGGATATTATTACAAGTCTTTACGTAAGATATTATAATGAAAATGAAGATGGAATTTGGACATTTGAGAAAGCCAACAAAAGGATTAGGCAAGTATTGCTTACTCCTGACTCTTATTGCCTTATTCAAGAAGTTAATGGCCTCTATACAGGATTTTTGATGGGCTATATTAAAGAATATGATGATTTAAAATCTTATTTCCTAGAAGAAATCGTAGTTTTTAAAGATTATCAAAATAAAGGACTTGGGACCTTATTCATTAGTGAACTTCAAAAGCAATTATTGAATAGGGACGTAAGTATGATTGAATTAATGAGCGTAAATGATGCCAAGCACTTAAATTTTTATGAAAAATTTTCATTTGAGAAGACAAATAACTTATTAATCATGAGTAAGTTTATATAA
- the smpB gene encoding SsrA-binding protein SmpB, protein MKLLANNKKAFHDYFIEEKYEAGLELKGSEVKSIKAGKVSIKEAFISDRKGEMFVYGMHVTPYTEGFDKIDPTRTRKLLLHKKEINKLIGKKTVDGYTLVPLKVYENNGLVKIEIALAKGKKMYDKRESIKRKDDKRRMERALKNY, encoded by the coding sequence ATGAAATTATTAGCCAATAATAAAAAAGCCTTTCATGATTATTTTATAGAAGAAAAATACGAGGCAGGACTTGAACTAAAAGGAAGCGAAGTAAAATCTATAAAAGCTGGCAAGGTTTCGATTAAAGAAGCTTTCATTTCTGACCGAAAGGGTGAAATGTTTGTTTATGGTATGCATGTGACTCCATATACAGAAGGATTCGATAAAATAGACCCAACAAGGACCAGAAAACTTTTGCTCCACAAAAAAGAAATAAATAAACTTATAGGCAAAAAAACAGTTGACGGTTATACCCTAGTACCACTTAAAGTTTATGAAAATAATGGTCTTGTAAAGATTGAAATTGCTCTTGCTAAGGGTAAAAAAATGTACGACAAGAGAGAATCAATCAAGAGAAAAGACGATAAGAGGCGTATGGAAAGAGCTCTTAAGAATTACTAA
- the rnr gene encoding ribonuclease R: MNIKELILNLIYDDDYIPMTLKELEIYLKADRYTKSAVKDIVDELVNENKIRISNKKRIMPLTDDELNLIGKISMAAGGYGFFISDNKDFDDVYISRDRLNGAHNNDKVRIKILRQKETSKNAEGEVSEILERANEELIGTYQASKKFGFVIVDDRSHPDDIYIEKNNSLGAKNGDKVVVEIISHPKSGNPEGKIIEIIGGKNDKNIDVLSIIRQEKIPTEFSKQTKKELLFIGDEVGEDELIGRTDLSELFTVTIDGRDSKDFDDAISIEKNGDNYDLYVHIADVSHYVKRHTALDDDAYERGNSTYLYNIVIPMLPEKLSNGICSLNPGEIRLAITAKMTIDKKGKVVNNNFYESFIKSDKRLVYDDVNDFLEGDNDIYDDEILKEKLRLFNEIYKILRKSRDNRGSIDFNFEESQIDVSETGKVLNIEALERGPGNKMIEEFMLIANETVASLFAYMDFPFIYRIHEKPSEEKLEGFKRALNAMGYNIKGNDLHPKDFQNILKEVEGKKEEKIINMLMLRTMKKAKYANYNDIHFGLSTKFYTHFTAPIRRYPDLIVHRILKYFIENKLSKVNQTSLESNLEQAADHLSITERRSEEAERAVEDLMKCKYMTRFIGDIFDGRISSITEFGMFIELENTVEGLFMYKFSDHRYDFFEDSLRAFDVDSKKYYSIGQEVRIKVINVDLVKREIDFYLEDEDEIISQ, encoded by the coding sequence ATGAATATAAAAGAATTAATATTAAATTTAATATACGATGACGATTATATACCTATGACCTTGAAGGAATTAGAAATTTATTTAAAAGCTGATAGGTACACAAAATCAGCTGTTAAGGACATTGTAGACGAACTCGTAAATGAAAATAAAATTAGAATATCAAATAAAAAAAGAATCATGCCTTTAACAGATGATGAACTTAATCTTATTGGCAAGATATCTATGGCAGCTGGAGGATATGGATTTTTTATTTCTGATAATAAAGACTTTGACGATGTTTATATCTCAAGAGATAGGCTAAATGGGGCTCATAATAATGACAAGGTCAGGATTAAAATTCTCAGACAAAAAGAAACATCAAAGAATGCTGAGGGCGAAGTTTCTGAAATATTAGAAAGAGCTAATGAGGAATTAATTGGGACATATCAAGCGAGCAAAAAGTTTGGATTTGTAATAGTTGATGATAGGTCACATCCTGATGATATCTATATAGAGAAAAATAATTCACTAGGTGCTAAAAATGGAGATAAGGTAGTTGTCGAGATTATTTCACACCCAAAATCGGGGAATCCTGAAGGAAAAATAATTGAAATAATTGGCGGTAAGAATGATAAAAATATAGACGTTTTATCAATAATAAGGCAGGAAAAAATCCCTACTGAGTTTTCAAAACAAACAAAGAAAGAACTTTTGTTTATAGGTGACGAAGTAGGAGAAGACGAACTTATAGGCAGGACAGACCTCAGCGAACTTTTTACAGTAACAATTGACGGCAGGGATTCAAAAGATTTTGATGATGCCATCTCTATAGAAAAAAATGGAGACAATTATGACCTTTATGTCCATATAGCTGATGTTAGCCATTACGTAAAAAGACATACAGCTCTTGATGATGATGCCTATGAAAGGGGTAATTCTACTTATCTTTATAATATAGTTATCCCTATGCTTCCAGAAAAATTATCAAATGGTATTTGTTCTCTAAATCCAGGTGAAATCCGACTTGCTATTACTGCAAAAATGACTATTGATAAGAAGGGTAAGGTTGTAAATAATAATTTTTATGAATCTTTTATTAAATCTGATAAGAGACTTGTTTATGACGATGTAAATGACTTTTTAGAAGGTGATAATGATATCTACGATGATGAGATTCTAAAAGAAAAATTAAGGCTTTTTAATGAAATTTATAAAATTTTAAGAAAATCAAGAGATAATCGTGGATCAATTGACTTTAATTTTGAGGAAAGCCAAATCGATGTATCAGAAACTGGTAAAGTTTTAAATATTGAAGCTCTTGAAAGAGGCCCTGGTAATAAGATGATTGAAGAATTTATGCTTATAGCAAATGAAACTGTAGCAAGTTTATTTGCCTATATGGATTTTCCTTTTATTTACAGGATCCACGAAAAACCAAGCGAAGAAAAACTTGAGGGCTTTAAAAGAGCCTTAAATGCCATGGGTTATAATATAAAGGGAAATGACCTTCATCCAAAAGATTTCCAAAATATTTTAAAAGAAGTAGAGGGAAAGAAAGAAGAGAAAATAATCAATATGCTCATGCTTAGGACAATGAAAAAGGCCAAGTATGCAAATTATAATGATATACATTTCGGTCTTTCTACCAAGTTCTACACCCATTTTACAGCCCCTATAAGAAGGTATCCTGACCTAATAGTTCATAGGATACTAAAATATTTCATAGAAAATAAATTAAGTAAGGTAAATCAAACGAGTCTTGAATCAAATCTTGAACAAGCTGCTGATCATCTATCAATTACAGAAAGGCGAAGCGAGGAAGCCGAAAGAGCTGTAGAAGATTTAATGAAGTGTAAATATATGACACGTTTTATTGGAGATATCTTTGATGGTAGGATTTCATCTATAACTGAATTTGGTATGTTCATAGAGCTTGAAAATACAGTAGAAGGCTTATTTATGTATAAGTTTTCTGATCACAGGTATGACTTTTTCGAAGACAGTCTGAGAGCCTTTGATGTTGATTCTAAGAAATATTATTCAATCGGCCAAGAAGTTAGGATAAAAGTTATAAATGTCGACCTAGTTAAAAGAGAAATAGACTTTTATTTGGAGGATGAAGATGAAATTATTAGCCAATAA